CGAAAATCAGGCATGATAATAGAGAACCTGTTCATCCTGGAACAGCAAGGTTTATATGCCTATTCTTAGATGCGAAAGTTGAGTAATAATATAGAAGATGGTACTTTCTATTGTAAGAAAAAATGGTACCGATTACGAGGAGGGTGTATGGTGGAACGGACGATGGCAATTCATTTGGATTTAAAGGAAAAGTATGTAGAGGAAATTCGGAAGATTGCGCCGGATTGGAATATTTATATAGGAGAAGATCTTTCGGATGATATTCTGAAAAAAGCAGAAATTCTGGTTCATTGGCGTAAAGAAAAAGAAAATACTTATCTGGAAAGTAACCAGCTTAAATGGGTGCAATCCTGGAGTGCAGGTGTGGACTCCTTAAACCGAAATAAAATTGCAGAGAAAGGCATCATGCTGACAAGCGCAAATGGGGTACATAGTTATCCGATTTCCGAAACGATTTTTGCTTATATTTTAGGATTAACACGGCTTATTCCTACCTATGTCAGACAACAGCAGGAAAAGGTATGGCATCACGCAAAACTTCGCGGCGAGATTCATAACAAGACGATGGCAGTACTTGGTGTTGGAAAAATTGGACAGGAGACCGCCAAAATCGCAAAAGCTTTTGGGATGAAGGTGCTTGGGGTACGTCATTCAGGAAAAGCGGCAGAATATGTAGATGAAATGTATCAACCACATCAGTTAGACCAGGTACTTCCACAAAGTGATTTTGTTGTTGTTACATTGCCGTTAACCGAGGAGACACACCATCTTATGGGCGAGGAGCAATTCAAGCAGATGAAGGAAGAAGCCTTTTTTGTCAATATAGGACGTGGTTCAGTAGTGGATGAAGAAGCATTAATTCAGGCACTTGAGAATAAGGATATCGCTGGTGCAGGTCTGGATGTGTTTGAAAAGGAACCATTAGAAAATACTAATCCGCTTTGGGAGATGGAAAATGTTATTGTGACACCTCATACAGCTGGAGCAACGGAGTTTTATAATCAGCGTGTCATTGAAGATATCTTTATTCCGAATTTAAAAAGCTATGTTCATGGAGACACACCATCCATTAATCTGTACCGGCATGAACGCGGATATTAAGGAATAACGTGAAAAAAGAATAAGATGAAGGTAAGGATTTAGGAAATGAAAAAGATACTTATTTTACTCGTATCCCTGTTTGTTTTAACAGGATGCGGACTACTTGATTTATCAGAAGATGAGGAGCCCTCGGAAGGAAGAGAGCTGGTTACAGTAGAACGTGTCGTTGATGGCGACACGGTTATTGTTCATTTGGAAGATGGAACCAGAGAACGTGTCCGCCTGCTGTTAATTGATACTCCGGAAAGTGTCAAACCGGATACAGAAGTGCAGCCATTTGGAGAAGAGGCCAGTGAATTTGCCAAAGAATCCATGCCGGAAGGGGAAACGGTAGAATTAGAAAGAGGAAGTCCAGAAAGAGATGATTATGACCGTCTGCTTGCCTACATTTGGGTGGATGATGAAAATATCAATCAGTTATTGGTAGAGGAAGGGTATGCAAGAGTAGCTTTTGTATATGAACCGAATACAAAATACTTGGAAGAACTAGAAGAAGCGCAGAAAAAAGCGAAGGAAAAAGAGGATCACATTTGGTCTATTCCTGGTTACCCAGAGAGCAGGTTTCATGAATATTAAAGATTGAAAAGCAACAGCGCATTAATCAAGTATAGCCAAACATACTTGATTAATGCGCTGTTGTTCAAGCGTGATTGGATCATATTTTCTTATCCATTCCATATAACACCCAAGGAGAATCTAATTCAAATGGATGGTTTTCAGGTAATTGATGGATGATAGAAGCGGGAATATCCATCCACACGTGGATTTCTTCTTCTGGATATTGATCTTGTAAGTCTTTTTGTGCGTGATCAATGGTTTCCCATAAACCTCCCCGTTGAAATAAATCTTCATAAGGGTAAACAGCATGAAGATACGTTTCTTTTTTAATATCTTTTTTTGTAATTAAAGGGGGAAGATCTTCCTCTTGAAAAAAACGCCAGTCTTTTATTTGTTCTTCTTGAAATAACTTGGTGACACTTGGGAAAGGATAATAGCATTCAATTGGAAAAAATGTATGTTCTTTAACATGGTATGTATCTAATAGTTCCTGTTTTCTTTTCATTTGGGCCGTTTCCGGCCAAATATTTTCTGTATGCAGCAATCCATTTACCGTTTTTGCAGTACAGCCATACAGCAGTGTCTGTTTTTTGAAGCCGATACTGCAAAGAACTTTTTGGGCAGGAATATTATGTTTTTGTGTATTTGCGCCTAACCATTGCAAAGGATGTGCTTGAAAAGCCTGGTTACGGACATATTGTGTTAATTGCTTGGAATAACCTTGGCCTTGATAACGAATATCACTTCTTAATCTTCCGAGCATAGCGTATTCAGGTCCAAATGTAGTGTAACCAGCTGTACACACTAATTGATTGTCTATAAAAAGTCCAAAAAGCGCATGGTTTCCTGTACATAATGTATCAAAAATACGTGTTATATAATCATCTGGTATTCCGGTATACATGTTCTCCATTGATTTTTTATCGGATGGTAATAATTGTCGGATAATCGTAGTCATCAAATCACCTCAAGTTCCATTGTAAAAAGAAGCATCTCATTTCGTCCAGTAATTCATTTGCGAAAAAAGTGTGTCATTTCTCAATATTTAAAACGCTTACAAAAATAATATCTTGTAGCAAGAAACTTGGAAGAGTATAATGAAGTAAATGTAGATATTTAGGAGGGCTAAAATGGCTACCATTCATAAAGGAGAAACAAAATTTTTTGTAGGGGAGGATATTCGTGACCCGGAAGCAGAAATTACTTTTGTACAATCAGGGTCGAATCGCTTAGTGATTGATCATACGTATGTGGCAAAAGAACTCCGAAGCCAGGGAATCGCTCAACAGCTGCTGGAGCAGGTTGTACTGTATGCAAGAGAAAATGATAAATATATTATCCCTTTATGTCCGTTTGCAAAAAAACAAATGCAGAAAAATGAAGCGTATCATGACGTCCTTCAAAATCAATTTATTTAAATGTATTTAACAATCAAAGAGACAGCAGCATATTTATCAATAGACGAATCCATTGTGCGTACTTATGTTTTGCAAGGGAAGATACGTGCGGTTTATGATGGAGAAAATTATATTATTAATAAAGAACAATTTACAACATATTTCGAACAGGTTGAGAAGTATAGGAAGGTTATTCAAGCATACTTAGACGAGCCGATTCCGGAAGATATCGATGTGAAGGATGAGGATTAGGCAGCTTTCGCAAGGTGGAATATTCTCAAAAATGTTTGAAGAAAATGAAATTCGATGCTGCGCAAAGAATAAAGGAGATTTTAAATGAAAAACAATAAACGTCCCCGATCGAAAAAAACGGCCCCTTTTTTGAGCTATACGGTAACGGAAGGCAAAGAATTACTTCCTTTTCTAAGAGAAGTATTAGAAAATCGCAGCCGTAATTCCGTGAAGTCTATTTTAACGAGAGGGCAGGTTTCTGTAAATGATCGTATTCAAACACAGCATAATTACATGCTGGAACAGGGACAAGTTGTTAAAATATTAAAAAACAAAGAGGCTGTTAAACAAGAAGTCTTTGTTGGTATGTCTATTGTTTATGAGGATGAAGACATCATTGTGATTGATAAGGAAGCAGGACTGCTTTCCATTGCTACAAAAGAAGAAAGACGACAAACGGCATTTCATCAGCTAATGGATTATGTGAAACTGGATGATCCTGCAGGACGTATCTTCGTTGTTCATCGGCTCGATAAGGAAACGTCCGGGGTCATGGTTTTTGCCAAAAGCGAAGAAGTGAAACGGAAACTTCAGAACAATTGGAAAAACATTGTAAAGGAAAGAACTTATGTTGTTTTCGTAGAAGGAAAAGTCCAAAAGGATAAAGGATATATTGTGTCCTGGTTAAAAGAAAGCCCGACCCATAAGATGTACTCCAGCCGCGTTAAAAATGACGGACAGCGTGCAGCAACGCGTTATCGGGTCATTCAATCCAACCAGCAATTTTCACTACTGGAAGTGGAGCTGGAAACAGGAAGAAAAAATCAAATCCGGGTTCATATGCAAGAACTTGGCCATCCAGTAGTAGGCGATAAGAAATATGGCGGCGGAAATCGCCGGGTACTTGGCCGGCTGGGACTACATGCAAAAGCATTGGCACTTTACCATCCGAGTACAAATAAATTGATGTTTTTCCGTTCGGATGTTCCCAAATCTTTTTATCATAAATCGAAATAAGACAAAAGCCATTATCCTTTGTTCATAAAAGGGTAATGGCTTTCTTTGGTCTGTCGGAAGGATTACTGTTACAAGGCATTCCTAATAACAAGCTAGATGGGTGCTCGCTCTAATACTCTCCCTCCACGTCCTATGGTTGTTTCTGCCCGTTGTAAAGATTGATAAATTGCTTCTTCAATTACTTCTGCGACAGCTTGGAAAAATTGATTCATGATTGGATGATCATCGCGCACCATTGTAAAAGAAGCTGTTACTTGGTTGGAATGGTGATCGATTGTTGCGGCTGTGGAAAAAGCAATGGCGATATCGCCGCTCCCATTATCAATCGTACTTCCGGTTCTTCCAAGTCCAACCGCACAACGTTTGGCCAGCCGTTTTAGCTGACGGTCTGAAAAAGGAGCGTCGGTAGCAAGTATCATCATGATAGATCCGTCTGGAGTATCGGGGTTTTCTTTACCATTTGCAGGGAACGGTGCCTGCTCCCGTCTGCCGAAGTTACTTACAACAAGTGCCCCAAGCGTATATTTTTTGTCTTCAGCAGAGATGACTCTGGAGGAAGTGCCGATGCCGCCCTTATAGCCCAGACACTGCATCCCGGTTCCAGCGCCAACTGCTCCCTCGAGACTTTTTTCGGCTGTTGCATGTTGAATAGCACGCATAGCATGCTCCGGTTTTACCGCTTGCAGGCGAATGCTGTTTAAATAACCATCATTGCATTCTCCGACAACGATGTTAATGGTTCCCGTTGTATCACCAATTTCTTCTGTTTCATCCAGCATATATGTTAAGGTACCTTGCATAACAGCTCCCACACCTAATGTATTGGTCAACATAATAGGGGATTCTAAAACACCAAGCTCATCCATTTGCACTAATCCCGTTGTTTTCCCAAAACCATTAATAACAGCATTGGATGCGACGACTTTTTTTCTGAATATATTTCCGGAGTGGGGCAAAATAGCTGTAACTCCCGTGCAAATGGTTTCTTGTTCATTAACGTGCTCATACAGTGTTACATGACCTACTTGAACACCAGAAACATCTGTAATACAATTTTTTGCTCCTTTTGGCAATGGCATACATGTCAAAACCCTTCTTTTTTGATTTCATTATAACAAATTGTATATCACTTGTATGGGATAGACTATATCGGAGAAATTAAGACAGAGGTGATTGTATGGGGAAGCGTATGATGAACATTTTCGTGCTCGGTCTGCTTTTTTTTCTGGTTACAATAAATGAAGTTCATGCAGCGGATGTACAGGAAGGTGTTGAGATTGGTGATAAGGCGCCTGATTTTACGTTGGAGACGCTGGATGGGGAATCAGTGCAATTATCTGATTTTCAAGGAGAAAGAGTCATGATTAATTTTTGGGCAACCTGGTGTCCGCCTTGTAAGCAGGAAATGCCGGATATGGAGCAATTTTATCAGGAACATGACCCTGTTATTCTTTCTGTAAATTTAACGGATGGAGAGATGAATACAGAACAAGTGGGGCAATTTATGCAGGAACTCGAGCTGACCTTTCCTGTTTTATTAGATAAGGAAGGGGAAGTCAGTCAATTATATCGTATTCAGCCGATTCCAATGACGTATATGGTTGATGCAGAAGGAATTATTCAATTTAAATCATTTGGGGCATTAAGCTATAAGCAAATGGTGAAGCAGTATGAGCAAATGAAGGAAGAAGAATAAGCTATCAAGCGGATTATTAAACAAGCATGAAACCCTTTGATTACAAAGGAACATGCTTGTTTTCTTTGCTATGGAATAAATGGCGGCTATAAATGTTGGCGTGGAATCAAAAGAAAATGAATTATGATAGAAAAATACGTGCGTATACGATAAAATATACGTTAGGCGTTTTTTATCGGAGAATGAGCGAACAAATACATAGATAATTTAACCTTGGGAGGCGTTAGCATGAAATTACTGCTGGGGCAATTTGTAGTTATTTTCATTATATGGCTTGGATTACTCTCGTTTTATCAAGACATGAACCAGGCAAGCCAGTTTATTTTTTATTTGGTGACTTCATGGCTGCTATTGCTGGTTGTTTTAATCATGAAGACTTGGTTTAAAGGAAAGAAGGAAACCAATCAAAAATAATCCATACTTAAAGAAATAAGGAAGGGATGCGTTATGTTACGTATTGAAAATATCAGCAAGTCCTATGGAGATAAAAATCTGTTTACCAATATCAATACAACCATTGGTGAGTATGAGCGGATTGGTTTAATCGGTGTGAATGGGACCGGGAAATCAAGCTTCTTAAAAGTGATTGCAGGCATAGATGAACCGGATCAGGGAGAAATAAAACATGCAAAAGATTATCAGATTGAGTATATCGCACAGGAAATCGATCTTTTGGAAGATTTAACGGTTATCGAACAGATTTATTATGGAGAATCGGAACAAATGAAGCTGATGCGTGCTTATGAGCAAGCTTTGCTTCATTTGGAAAAAGAACCGGAAAAAGAAACGTTTCAGCAGCAGTTATTACAGCTGCAGCAAAAGATGGATGAAGCAGAGGCTTGGGAAGCGAATGCAAATGCTAAAACAGTGTTAACGAAGCTCGGAATTACAGCATTTGATAAAAAAGTCCGCGAGTTATCAGGTGGGCAGCGAAAACGGGTTGCTATTGCTAAAGCATTGATTCAGCCTGCTGATCTGCTTATTTTGGATGAGCCTACCAACCATCTGGATCATGAAACAGTGGAATGGCTGGAAAAATATTTGCAAAACTATCGCGGTTCTATTTTATTAGTTACCCATGATCGTTACTTCCTGAACAGGGTAACCAATCGGATATTTGAACTGGATAAAGGAAACCTTTATGTTTATGAAGGAAACTATGAGTTGTTTTTAGAGAAAAAAGCAGAACGGGAAGCACAGGAAATAAGTGATGAGCAAAAACATCGCAATACGTTAAAACGTGAACTGGCCTGGTTAAAACGCGGAGCAAAGGCAAGGTCAACGAAGCAGCGTGCCCGTGTGGAACGGGTAGAAGAAATGAAAGAGAAAAAATTTGATACGAAAAAAGAAAACCTAGCGATTCAAGCCGGGTCCAAACGGCTCGGGAATGACGTTATTGATTTAGAAAATATCTCAAAAGGTTTTGAACAGCAGACGCTTATTCATGACTTCACCTATCAAATTATTCCGGGAGACCGGGTTGGTATTATAGGCCCGAATGGTACTGGGAAAACAACATTACTCAATATCATGGCAGAGCGTATTTTTCCTGACAAAGGGAACGTGAAAATCGGAGAGACGGTTCGAATCGGCTATTATACACAGGATGATGAGGATCTAGATGGGAATTTGCGCATCATTGAGTATATTAAAGAAGTGGCTGAAGTTATGCATACGGCGAATGGGCAAGTGATTACAGCAGAACAGATGCTGGAACAATTTCTATTTCCCAGACCGCAGCAATGGGCTTATATACGTACGTTATCAGGTGGGGAAAAACGTCGCCTTTATTTGCTTAAAGTATTGATGCATGAACCGAATGTCTTGTTTTTAGACGAGCCGACGAATGATTTGGATACACAAACCTTAGGCGTGTTAGAAGCGTATCTGGAGACGTTTCCCGGGGTCGTTATTACAGTTTCGCATGATCGTTATTTTCTGGACCGGATTGTTGACAAGCTCCTTGTTTTTAAAGGAGAAGGAGAGGTTTCCCTTTATTACGGAAACTACAGCAATTTCTTGGAAACAAACACGATTCCAAAACAAAAGGAAGCAACTGCTGCAAAAGAATCAAGTCCTGCATCTGCTGCGAAAACGAAAAAGAAACTATCATACATGGAACAGCGTGAATGGGAAACAATAGAGGATGAAATCACACAGCTGGAAACACGATTAACCGACATTGAGCAGGAAATTGCAGCAGCAGGAAGTGATATCGGCAAGGTACAGCCTTTATTTACAGAGCAGCAAGAGGTAGAAGATCAATTAGAAGAAAAAATGGAACGCTGGGAAGCATTATCATTGTTAAAAGAAAGCTTAGAATCAGATAAATAATGAAACAGCAAGCATCATTTATTGTGATTTTTTCGCAGACGATAAAAAATCGGGTAGCATTCGGATGATTAGCGTGTTATACTTACGTTGGAAAATCACCAGATAGGTTACAAAAGTCTAGTGTCAAGGCGTTTGTCTGCACTTGAGACCCGATTAAACTTCTGTTTATGTCAAACGCAGATTCATATCAATCCTTGCTCCAAATGAAAATAATTTCGCTTCCTAAAATGAAAACGAGAGCTTTAGAGGTTTCATTTTTACGAGTATGAGGGTATATAGAGAAGAAGAGCGTGCCTTATTTTGGAATTGATTAATCAAGGAGGTTATTAAATGAAACTTTTTCAAGTAAGAAAAGGACAATTTGTATTTTATGAAAATGAATTGCATAAGGTATATTCTGTGAAACCGATGTTTAAAAAATCCGTTCATATGTATCGGTTAAAGGATATGAAACAAGTATTAACAACGGCTAGAGAAATTAATTTTTATCGCCCAAAACATAATGATACATTTATTTTCTATGGGAAACGATATACGGTTGATCAATATGCAAAACCGAAAGCCGGTGATTACATTTTGATTGTGAAACCTACGCCAGACTTCCTGGATCATTATTCATTGAATGAGATTGAGAAAGTGGAACGGGTGGAAGATGGAAATGTTATCACAACCCGTGATAATGGTGTAAAACATAGTGAATATGTTGTGATGGTTCCAGGGAAATCAGACGCGAGTCAAGAAATTGCTTATTTTGATAAGTCTCTTGTTCCGGAAGAAAAGCAGCTGCAAGATGAGTCTATTTCTTATTTAGCAGAAAATGATGATACACTGCAACCTGCTGTCGGAGATATATATTTGGATATCCATAACAACACTCGTGCAATGATTATAGCCATGACAGATGATGAGATTGTATTCGGTCATGGGGTACGCGTACATGTTGCAGAACTATTAGATGAAACCAGATATGAATTAGTTTATCAATTTGAAGATAATTAAAAAATAAGCCGGCTGAAGTCCAATTCAGTCGGCTTTGCAGTGCATTTTATTTGGTTGCTTTTTTCCACTGTTCTCTCGCTTTATACCCTAGAATGTTGAGCGCGTCTTTTGAACCTGAATAAATCGGGTTATAGCCTAATTCCAAATCTGTCAAGTCCTCTACCGTAAGTTTTCCTTTAATTGCTGTTGCTAATACGGCCATTCGTTTATCAGCTCCTTTTGGTCCAATAACGCTGCCGCCTAATAATTGTCCGGATTCCGGGTCAAATACAATCTTCATCCACAACTTTTCTGAACCGGGATAGTATCCTGCATGAGAAAAACCTTTGGACATAACCGCTTCGAATGGAATATCCAATGCTTCTAACGCTTTCCTATTCTGCCCTGTAATAGCTACGGTATAATCAAAGATACGGAAAATAGAGGAGCCTAATATCCCTTCACGCTGAATATTTTCCCCGTTTAAATGAGCTGCAATAACAAACGCCTGTCGATGTGCGGGCCATGCTAATGCGACATGAGCCGGTTTTTTTGTAATAAAATCAACTTCTTCTACAGCATCTCCCAGCGCATAAATAGAAGGATCACTCGTTTGCATGGCCTCGTTTACTTTAATCGCTCCGGTTTCACCCAGTTCCAGACCAGCATTTTCCGCAAGTTCAATGTTTGGTGTAATTCCGACAGCCATCAGTGTCATATCTGCCTGAATCGTTTTTCCACTTTGAAGATGCAGTGTAGTGCCATGATCAGAGTAGCTTTCCAATCTATCATTTAAATAAAGTGTTACGCCGTTTTCTTGGATATGATTATCAACGAGGCTTGCCATATCATCATCTAATCGGGACATGACATGTTCTGAATGATCGACAAGAGAACATTGCAAGCCTCTTTGATGCAGGTTTTCGAGCATTTCCAAACCGACAAACCCGCCGCCGATAATAGCAGCTGATTCCGGTTTTTGATCCGTGATAAATGCTTCGATCTGATCCATATCCTCCACCGTCCGTAGTGTGAACGTATTGTACCCAATCCCGTCTAATTCCGGCATAACAGCTCGTGCTCCTGGTGAAAGAATTAATGTATCATAGTCCATTTCATATGGTTTGTTATTTTTTTCAAAAAACAGGGTTTTCTTCTCTGGTTCGATGTGCGTAACCCTTGCATAGGTTTCAATGGAAACATGATACTTCTCTCTAAAATCATTTTCTGAGTAAATTACCCGATCTCGGTCTGTAATAGTTCCTCCCAGATAATAAGGCATGCCACAATTTGCAAAAGAAATATAACCATTCCGTTCAATGATATAAATTTCCGAATCGGTATCATATCTCCGTATTTGTGCAGCGACTGTGGCCCCGCCTCCAACACCGCCGACGATGACAATTTTATTAATCATGATAAAAGTTCTCCTTTCCAATTGACTGATTCATATATTTTAGTATAAATGCATCCTGCTAGTATTATCGTTCCCGGTTTTGCACCATTTAAAAAGTGTTTATATGCTAAAAAATCTCCCTGCCTAAGAGCAGAGAGATTTTCATTCGTTTGAAATACATTGTCCGTGCCGTTTTTAAAATGGAAAAACGCCAAGGGAATAAAGGAAAACAATAACGATGGTCACAGGCGCAATCCATCTTAATAGTTGATACCACACCTGAAACATCCCGTTGCCAAGCGGATTTCTTGCCTGAAACTCTTGTTCAACTAATGTACGATTCATTGTAAAACCTACAAATAAAGCAATAAACAAACAGCCAACAGGCAGCATAATATTGCTGACCAAGAAATCACTGGCATCAAATGCTGTTTTTCCGAAAATATGAAAATCTGCAAGAACATTCGATGATAAGGCAGCAGGGATACCAAAAATAAATACAGCCAGACCAGCTATCCAGGCAATTTGTTTGCGTGATCCTTTTGTTTTTTCATCTAGAGAAGACGTAATAATCTCCAGCATACTGAAAGAAGAAGTTAAAATCGCAAACAAGAATAACAGTAGAAATAAACTCAAGAATAATGAACCAAAAGGCATTTGTGAAAATGCTTCCGGAAGTACGACAAACAGCAGTCCCGGTCCTTCTGTCGGTTCCAGTCCAAATGCGAATACAATCGGAAATATTGCTAATCCCGCAAGTAAAGATACGAAAATATTCATAATAGAAACAGAAGCTGCTGAAGTGGTTAAACTGACATTCTTAGCAAGATAAGAACTGTAAGTAACCATAACGGATATACCGACAGCTAGCGAGAAAAATGCCTGCCCTAATGCATATAGAATATTTTCTCCGTTTAACTGTGAAAAGTCCGGCTTGAGGAAGAAACGTACCCCTTCCATAGCCCCTTCAAAGGTTAAAGAACGTACCACAATAATAAGGAAGAAGATAAACAATAATGGCATTAATACTTTACTATATTTTTCGATGCCATTTTGAATGCCATGAGAGATAACAAAGGAATTAATAAATACAAACACAGCCAACCCTACAATCGTCAACAGCGGGTTCCCGGTGATTGTATCGAATAAAGCTCCGTAATCGGCACCATCTGTGATGACCATACCGGATATGGACATCAAACTGTAAATCAATACCCAGCCGCCGACAACACTGTAAAAGGACATTAAAATAAAGGCTCCGACAACTCCCCAATGTCCGATAAAAGAAAAGATGCTCCGTTTTGATGCCAGCTTTTGGTATGCACTGACTGCTTCTTTTTGCGCTCCACGCCCAACCACAAATTCAGCGATAAGCAGCGGCAGACCAATCAAAATGGTAAATAATATAAAAATAAAGAAAAACGCTCCTCCGCCATTCATCCCGGTCATATATGGGAATTTCCAAATGGCACCCAATCCGACGGCAGCACCGGCAGAGGATAAAATAAATCCGAGTTTTGTCGACCATTGTTCTGTTTTCTTTTCCATATACATAAAATCCTTCCTCTATAAAATCAATGTCCAGTATATCATAAAATGAAGCTTCCATCAGCGGGAGTCTTATTCCAAGCTAAACGTAATAGGATCGATTCCTTCATGTACAAGGAGTGTAAAAGTAGCCGTCACAGTCTTTCACAAAAAGAAGCCTTTTTAGTTTTTCCAATACAAAGAAAAAAATGACCGTAAATGAAGGAGAATAGATTTTGCTAAGCCGCTCATACTAAATCCGAGTACAACAAAGCGAAACAACAAAGGAGAGGACAGAAATTGAATAACCCTTATTTAAAGACATCAATTGGCCTCTATTTAAACTTTTTCATGCTTGGCATGATCAATATTATCATTGCTTCTAACATGGGTAATTTATCTCGGCTGTATGATGTGACTCCTTCACAGGTCAGTTTTCTGGTTTCGGCTATCGGAATTGGAAAGTTAGTCGCTTTATTTTTTGCAGGCAGGCTTTCTGACAAAATCGGCCGTAAGCCAATTATCATTGCAGCAAGTTTTTTGTATTTACTGTTTTTACTCGGCATGCCGCTGACATCAAGCTATTATTTAGCATTTGCATTTGCAATTACTGCTGGTATTGCTAACTCCTTATTGGATTCTGGGACATACCCGGCACTGATTGAGTCATTTCCAAAGAAATCCAGTACGGCAACGGTTTTAGTTAAAGCTTTTGTCTCCATTGGAGCTACCGTTTTACCGTTCTTAATTTCCTTTTTGGCAGCAAACGGTATTTTTTGGGGATGGTCATTCTTCATTCTTGGTGTTCTTTATGTCATTAGCGGCATTTATTTATTCTTTATGCCTTTCCCTGACGTAGATAATGGCGATTC
The nucleotide sequence above comes from Oceanobacillus timonensis. Encoded proteins:
- a CDS encoding D-2-hydroxyacid dehydrogenase encodes the protein MVERTMAIHLDLKEKYVEEIRKIAPDWNIYIGEDLSDDILKKAEILVHWRKEKENTYLESNQLKWVQSWSAGVDSLNRNKIAEKGIMLTSANGVHSYPISETIFAYILGLTRLIPTYVRQQQEKVWHHAKLRGEIHNKTMAVLGVGKIGQETAKIAKAFGMKVLGVRHSGKAAEYVDEMYQPHQLDQVLPQSDFVVVTLPLTEETHHLMGEEQFKQMKEEAFFVNIGRGSVVDEEALIQALENKDIAGAGLDVFEKEPLENTNPLWEMENVIVTPHTAGATEFYNQRVIEDIFIPNLKSYVHGDTPSINLYRHERGY
- a CDS encoding thermonuclease family protein, giving the protein MKKILILLVSLFVLTGCGLLDLSEDEEPSEGRELVTVERVVDGDTVIVHLEDGTRERVRLLLIDTPESVKPDTEVQPFGEEASEFAKESMPEGETVELERGSPERDDYDRLLAYIWVDDENINQLLVEEGYARVAFVYEPNTKYLEELEEAQKKAKEKEDHIWSIPGYPESRFHEY
- a CDS encoding GNAT family N-acetyltransferase; this encodes MTTIIRQLLPSDKKSMENMYTGIPDDYITRIFDTLCTGNHALFGLFIDNQLVCTAGYTTFGPEYAMLGRLRSDIRYQGQGYSKQLTQYVRNQAFQAHPLQWLGANTQKHNIPAQKVLCSIGFKKQTLLYGCTAKTVNGLLHTENIWPETAQMKRKQELLDTYHVKEHTFFPIECYYPFPSVTKLFQEEQIKDWRFFQEEDLPPLITKKDIKKETYLHAVYPYEDLFQRGGLWETIDHAQKDLQDQYPEEEIHVWMDIPASIIHQLPENHPFELDSPWVLYGMDKKI
- a CDS encoding GNAT family N-acetyltransferase, whose translation is MATIHKGETKFFVGEDIRDPEAEITFVQSGSNRLVIDHTYVAKELRSQGIAQQLLEQVVLYARENDKYIIPLCPFAKKQMQKNEAYHDVLQNQFI
- a CDS encoding helix-turn-helix domain-containing protein, whose protein sequence is MYLTIKETAAYLSIDESIVRTYVLQGKIRAVYDGENYIINKEQFTTYFEQVEKYRKVIQAYLDEPIPEDIDVKDED
- a CDS encoding RluA family pseudouridine synthase, whose translation is MKNNKRPRSKKTAPFLSYTVTEGKELLPFLREVLENRSRNSVKSILTRGQVSVNDRIQTQHNYMLEQGQVVKILKNKEAVKQEVFVGMSIVYEDEDIIVIDKEAGLLSIATKEERRQTAFHQLMDYVKLDDPAGRIFVVHRLDKETSGVMVFAKSEEVKRKLQNNWKNIVKERTYVVFVEGKVQKDKGYIVSWLKESPTHKMYSSRVKNDGQRAATRYRVIQSNQQFSLLEVELETGRKNQIRVHMQELGHPVVGDKKYGGGNRRVLGRLGLHAKALALYHPSTNKLMFFRSDVPKSFYHKSK
- a CDS encoding P1 family peptidase produces the protein MPLPKGAKNCITDVSGVQVGHVTLYEHVNEQETICTGVTAILPHSGNIFRKKVVASNAVINGFGKTTGLVQMDELGVLESPIMLTNTLGVGAVMQGTLTYMLDETEEIGDTTGTINIVVGECNDGYLNSIRLQAVKPEHAMRAIQHATAEKSLEGAVGAGTGMQCLGYKGGIGTSSRVISAEDKKYTLGALVVSNFGRREQAPFPANGKENPDTPDGSIMMILATDAPFSDRQLKRLAKRCAVGLGRTGSTIDNGSGDIAIAFSTAATIDHHSNQVTASFTMVRDDHPIMNQFFQAVAEVIEEAIYQSLQRAETTIGRGGRVLERAPI
- a CDS encoding redoxin domain-containing protein — protein: MMNIFVLGLLFFLVTINEVHAADVQEGVEIGDKAPDFTLETLDGESVQLSDFQGERVMINFWATWCPPCKQEMPDMEQFYQEHDPVILSVNLTDGEMNTEQVGQFMQELELTFPVLLDKEGEVSQLYRIQPIPMTYMVDAEGIIQFKSFGALSYKQMVKQYEQMKEEE
- a CDS encoding ABC-F family ATP-binding cassette domain-containing protein, yielding MLRIENISKSYGDKNLFTNINTTIGEYERIGLIGVNGTGKSSFLKVIAGIDEPDQGEIKHAKDYQIEYIAQEIDLLEDLTVIEQIYYGESEQMKLMRAYEQALLHLEKEPEKETFQQQLLQLQQKMDEAEAWEANANAKTVLTKLGITAFDKKVRELSGGQRKRVAIAKALIQPADLLILDEPTNHLDHETVEWLEKYLQNYRGSILLVTHDRYFLNRVTNRIFELDKGNLYVYEGNYELFLEKKAEREAQEISDEQKHRNTLKRELAWLKRGAKARSTKQRARVERVEEMKEKKFDTKKENLAIQAGSKRLGNDVIDLENISKGFEQQTLIHDFTYQIIPGDRVGIIGPNGTGKTTLLNIMAERIFPDKGNVKIGETVRIGYYTQDDEDLDGNLRIIEYIKEVAEVMHTANGQVITAEQMLEQFLFPRPQQWAYIRTLSGGEKRRLYLLKVLMHEPNVLFLDEPTNDLDTQTLGVLEAYLETFPGVVITVSHDRYFLDRIVDKLLVFKGEGEVSLYYGNYSNFLETNTIPKQKEATAAKESSPASAAKTKKKLSYMEQREWETIEDEITQLETRLTDIEQEIAAAGSDIGKVQPLFTEQQEVEDQLEEKMERWEALSLLKESLESDK